One window from the genome of Haloprofundus halobius encodes:
- a CDS encoding metal ABC transporter substrate-binding protein: protein MSLHNRREILGMSAGLLTAALAGCTGTNAGEGSGGANGDGEPTVQASFFVLSDFAEHVAGDAAAVENLVPFGQHGHGWEPGPDLQRAVIQSDAFVYMGEGFQPWADKVVTNIEDADSDVAVVEARHGVDLLGPPEDEAEHGHDEETHNNETHDEHSNGTHDEHEGEHDDTHENETHDDEESGDHEESTGDDDHDHGDADPHFWLDPTRAATAVETIRDGFADFDSSNADTYAENADSYLDDLDDLDATFEEELSNREREDVLVAGHNALQYLGDRYDFHVHALTGLSPDDQPSAQDTRRAQELIEEYGITHVLAPVFESDRAARQLVEETDAEEALPVTSIPGVTEEWHENGWGYVDVMREVNLGSLKTALGAE, encoded by the coding sequence ATGAGTCTTCACAACCGCAGAGAGATTCTGGGGATGAGCGCCGGACTCCTGACCGCGGCGCTCGCCGGGTGTACGGGTACGAACGCGGGCGAGGGGTCTGGCGGAGCGAACGGAGATGGCGAGCCGACAGTACAGGCGTCTTTCTTCGTACTTTCGGACTTCGCCGAGCACGTCGCGGGCGACGCGGCCGCCGTCGAGAATCTCGTCCCGTTCGGCCAGCACGGCCACGGGTGGGAACCAGGGCCGGACCTCCAGCGGGCGGTGATCCAGTCGGACGCCTTCGTCTACATGGGCGAGGGGTTCCAGCCGTGGGCCGACAAGGTCGTCACGAACATCGAAGACGCCGACAGCGACGTCGCAGTCGTCGAGGCGCGTCACGGCGTCGACCTGCTCGGCCCGCCGGAAGACGAGGCGGAGCACGGACACGACGAGGAAACGCACAACAACGAGACTCACGACGAACATAGCAACGGGACTCACGACGAGCACGAGGGTGAACACGACGACACACACGAAAACGAGACTCACGACGACGAAGAGAGCGGCGACCACGAGGAATCGACGGGCGACGACGATCACGACCACGGCGACGCCGACCCGCATTTCTGGCTCGACCCGACGCGGGCGGCGACCGCAGTCGAGACCATTAGAGACGGCTTCGCAGACTTCGACTCGTCGAACGCCGACACCTACGCGGAGAACGCCGACAGCTACCTCGACGACCTCGACGACCTCGACGCGACCTTCGAGGAGGAACTGTCGAACCGCGAACGCGAGGACGTCCTCGTCGCCGGTCACAACGCGCTACAGTACCTCGGCGACCGGTACGACTTCCACGTCCACGCGCTGACTGGACTGTCGCCCGACGACCAGCCGTCGGCGCAGGACACCAGGCGCGCGCAAGAACTCATCGAGGAATACGGCATCACGCACGTGCTCGCACCCGTGTTCGAGTCCGACCGCGCCGCCCGCCAGTTGGTCGAGGAGACAGACGCCGAGGAGGCGCTCCCCGTGACGTCGATTCCGGGTGTGACCGAGGAGTGGCACGAGAACGGGTGGGGCTACGTCGACGTGATGCGGGAGGTGAACCTCGGGAGCCTGAAAACGGCGCTCGGAGCCGAATGA